The genomic window AAGATCCGGCTGGTTGCCGTCATAATCAAGCCCTTTGCGCAGGCGGCGCACATGTACGTCAACTGTCCTTAACTCAACATAAATATCATGTCCCCACACCGCGTCCAGTAATTGCTCACGAGAGAACACTCTAGCAGGATGTTCCAGTAGGTAGCGAAGTAGCGAGAACTCGGTAGGGCTTAAATGCACCTCAACATCATTGCGGGTGACTTTATGACTAGACACATCCATTTTAATGCCAGCGAAAGACAAGGTCTTTTCCGAAAGCGCCGGACGGAAACGACGAAATACCGCGCGTATTCTAGCGATAAGCTCAGCGGGAGAAAACGGTTTGACCAGATAATCATCAGCCCCCGCGTCCAGACCCTTTATCCGGTCGCTCTCCTCACCACGCGCCGAGAGCATTATAATTGGTATACCTTTAGTGTCAGGACTCCAGCGTAACTGTTTGCAGATATTGATTCCAGACATTGATGGTAACATCCAGTCAAGCACGATAATATCCGGCTTACAGTCTTTAACCATATCCAGAGCTTCCTCACCATCACCGGTGGAAAATACCCGAAACCCCTCACGCTCAAGATTATAGCGTAGCAGTGTTACAATCGCGATCTCATCCTCAACTATTAAAACAGATGTTTCCAAAGTTTAACCTCTTATTGTTTGCAGGTAAGCCAGCGTAAAAGGTTATATATTTTATGCTGGTTAATTATTCCATTTAGTTATAAATAGGTGGTGATTGTAACATAATATATATTATAGGCAACAGGTTAATGAGTGATAAACATATGAATCCTAAATTGAAAATGCTCTTGGACATCGCTCCTCTTGCCGTATTTTTTGTCTGTTACAAGTTTTTTGACCTATTTGTCGCTACTGCTGCTATAATGGTAACGACTATTATTTCGCTTATTGTAACATATTGGCAGGAAAAGAAAATTTCTATAATGCCACTGGTTTCTGGCATAATAATCTCCGTATTCGGAACGTTGACATTAGTGTTGCATGATGAAACATTTATTAAGATGAAACCGACAATAGTTAACATGATATTCGCCGCCCTGCTACTTGGTGGGGTTTATTTCAAGAAATCACTACTTAAATACGCTATGGATAGCGCCTTCAAGCTTAGCGAAGAAGGTTGGCGGCTGTTGTCGTTGCGCTGGGGGGTGTTCTTCCTGTTCTTAGCCGCTCTTAATGAATTTATTTGGCGCAATTTTTCTGAGGATTTTTGGGTAAACTTTAAGGTGTTCGGGATGTTTACCCTAACCATAATTTTCACCATTCTGCAAATGCCACTTATAAAGAAACATCTGCGAGAGGAATAAACATATATAGTAAATTAAAACTACTTACTGTAAACTCTCCTAAACTACCTGCCAAGCTATGTCTCGTCTACAAAAACCATCTTTCCAGTCAATTAAATCCACAGCCTTATAGGCGCTTTTTTGCGCTTCCTTGATGTCATTGCCCAGTGCGCTCACTCCTAGAACTCGTCCGCCCACGCTTATAATATTACCGTCTTTTTCAGCGGTTCCAGCGTGGAATATTTTTACGCCATCTACTTCTTCAGCTTCTTTAAGTCCCTTAATCACACTGCCTTTCTCATAAGAAGCCGGATAGCCCTTAGCCGCCATTACCACACAAACCGCGGCTTTATCACTAAATGACAGATATTTTTCCTCAATATCTCCACGAGCGCAGGAAAGCAGCAGTTTGAATAGGTCGCCATTAAATCGCAGTAACATAGATTGCGCCTCTGGATCACCAAAACGGATATTATACTCAAGGATTTTTACGCCGTCTTTTGTCAGCATCAAACCGGCGAATAATATTCCTGTAAATGGACAACTTTCAGCCTCCATCGCCTTTATGGTTGGATTGATTATTTTTTCCATTATTTCCTTGCGGATTTCAGGGGTGGCAAGTGGTGTTGGGCTATAAGTACCCATCCCGCCAGTGTTAGGACCTTTATCGCCATCATAAGCCCGCTTATGATCTTGCGCGCAGGCGAACTCTACAGCTTTTTTACCATCACAAAGAGCAAAAAAGCTGATTTCTTTACCATCTAAAAATTCCTCAATTACTATATTACTTCCAGCTTCTCCAAACCTGCCGGAAAACATGCCTTCTATCGCTTCTGTCGCTTCCTTCTCGTCTTGTGCTATTATCACTCCTTTACCGGCGGCAAGCCCATCGGTCTTTATAACTATCGGAAAATTTTTTCCAGCTAGAAAAAGGGTAGCTTGTCGCTCATCAGTAAATGTTCCATAAGCGGCGGTTGGGATGTTATATTTCTTGAATAAATCTTTCATGAATATCTTTGAGCCTTCAAGCCGCGCCGCGCTTTTGCTGCAACCAAACACGGTAAGTCCCGCTTCACGTAAAATATCGGCAAGCCCGTCAACTAGCGGTTGCTCAGGACCTACCACCACCAGCTCTATATTCTCACTTTTACAGAAATTTATTATCTCGTCAGGCGCTGATATATTAATACAGATCGCGTCAGCGGTAATTCCAGCGTTACCGGCTGCGCAAAAAACCTGTTTAACTTCCGGTGATTTGCCAAGCTGCCAGCAAATAGCATGCTCTCTGCCGCCACTACCAATTACTAAAACTTTACTCATTGAATGCCTCATAAATTATGTTACAGTCTCCACTATAGCCATTAAAAATTTGAAACTCTATATGTTATTGCTCGTGATATGCCAGAAACAATACCAGATATAGGTCACAACCAGATAGTTTACTCGGTTAGTGAGATTTCTAGCTCCATAAAGAATATGGTGGAGGATCGGTTTGGACGGGTTTGTCTCAGAGGCGAAATCTCCGGCTGGAAAGTAGCGAGTTCAGGGCATGTTTATTTCAGCCTCAAAGATAGTTCAGCGGTGATAAACGCTATTTGTTGGCGAGGTGTTGCCGGAAAATTTAATTTTAAGCCAGAAGATGGGTTGGAGGTAGTCGCTAGCGGAAAAGTCACTACTTACGCCGGAAGATCATCTTACCAGATTATAGTTGATTCCATGCGTCCTTCCGGTGTTGGTGCGCTTATGGCACTGCTGGAAAAACGTAAAGCTGAATTAGAAAAAGAGGGGCTGTTCGCGCCAGAGCGTAAGAAGAAATTGCCGTACTTGCCGCAGGTAATAGGGGTGATAACCTCACCCACAGGAGCGGTTATCCGTGATATACTGCATCGTATCTCTGAGCGTTTTCCGCTGCGTGTGCTGGTATTTCC from Rickettsiales bacterium includes these protein-coding regions:
- the purD gene encoding phosphoribosylamine--glycine ligase — its product is MSKVLVIGSGGREHAICWQLGKSPEVKQVFCAAGNAGITADAICINISAPDEIINFCKSENIELVVVGPEQPLVDGLADILREAGLTVFGCSKSAARLEGSKIFMKDLFKKYNIPTAAYGTFTDERQATLFLAGKNFPIVIKTDGLAAGKGVIIAQDEKEATEAIEGMFSGRFGEAGSNIVIEEFLDGKEISFFALCDGKKAVEFACAQDHKRAYDGDKGPNTGGMGTYSPTPLATPEIRKEIMEKIINPTIKAMEAESCPFTGILFAGLMLTKDGVKILEYNIRFGDPEAQSMLLRFNGDLFKLLLSCARGDIEEKYLSFSDKAAVCVVMAAKGYPASYEKGSVIKGLKEAEEVDGVKIFHAGTAEKDGNIISVGGRVLGVSALGNDIKEAQKSAYKAVDLIDWKDGFCRRDIAWQVV
- the phoB gene encoding phosphate regulon transcriptional regulator PhoB; its protein translation is METSVLIVEDEIAIVTLLRYNLEREGFRVFSTGDGEEALDMVKDCKPDIIVLDWMLPSMSGINICKQLRWSPDTKGIPIIMLSARGEESDRIKGLDAGADDYLVKPFSPAELIARIRAVFRRFRPALSEKTLSFAGIKMDVSSHKVTRNDVEVHLSPTEFSLLRYLLEHPARVFSREQLLDAVWGHDIYVELRTVDVHVRRLRKGLDYDGNQPDLIRTVRSAGYALEETPVDNSEESTDEV
- a CDS encoding septation protein A translates to MSDKHMNPKLKMLLDIAPLAVFFVCYKFFDLFVATAAIMVTTIISLIVTYWQEKKISIMPLVSGIIISVFGTLTLVLHDETFIKMKPTIVNMIFAALLLGGVYFKKSLLKYAMDSAFKLSEEGWRLLSLRWGVFFLFLAALNEFIWRNFSEDFWVNFKVFGMFTLTIIFTILQMPLIKKHLREE